The following are from one region of the Methanohalobium evestigatum Z-7303 genome:
- a CDS encoding PGF-pre-PGF domain-containing protein has translation MRMKQTLTILITIFLFVSMVGAASAETSKTPPHMVYGYIKDDGNGVSGIQVEIRTDDGTKLSNDKTSVTTSTDSEGYYELKPNGLQDGKTLSLYVDGDDTGNDITYTTGKVEQVNHEGNYLSDSSDDDGGSSGGISAPGTGKSDKETKQLKAELKNGKANTNIKQINKGDEVSIELESEDKDQEEQQSIKSISFKSNGEAQDVNIEITDHGETKPETVTDSGDSDTEKIYRYFEIKHDNLDNENIDSASITFEVDKDWVKENNAGPTDVGVKRFHGDDWDEVEVSMFDETEDKYIYKAKTPGFSHYSIYLKETGQDTDGTSETTEDTKEQPSGEPDQEDGESQGMPGFTAIGLLAAGAGAAFLKRKQDK, from the coding sequence ATGAGGATGAAACAGACATTAACCATTCTCATTACCATTTTCCTTTTTGTGTCCATGGTCGGTGCAGCATCTGCTGAAACGAGTAAAACACCCCCACACATGGTCTACGGATACATCAAGGATGATGGTAATGGAGTTAGCGGTATCCAGGTAGAGATAAGAACAGACGATGGTACCAAACTGTCAAACGACAAAACCTCTGTCACAACATCTACCGATTCCGAGGGATACTACGAACTCAAACCCAACGGACTGCAGGATGGTAAAACCCTGAGTCTCTATGTAGACGGTGATGATACCGGAAACGACATAACGTACACCACCGGCAAAGTAGAACAGGTCAACCACGAAGGAAACTACCTGAGCGACAGTTCAGATGACGACGGCGGCAGTTCAGGTGGTATCAGTGCACCCGGCACCGGAAAAAGCGACAAGGAAACGAAACAGTTAAAAGCCGAGCTCAAAAACGGTAAAGCAAATACCAATATAAAACAGATCAACAAAGGCGATGAAGTTTCCATCGAATTGGAAAGTGAAGACAAAGACCAGGAGGAACAGCAGAGTATAAAAAGCATATCCTTCAAGAGTAATGGTGAAGCCCAGGACGTCAATATCGAGATCACAGACCACGGAGAAACCAAACCAGAAACCGTGACGGATAGCGGTGACTCCGATACGGAGAAAATCTACAGGTACTTCGAAATCAAGCATGATAACCTAGATAACGAAAACATAGACAGTGCATCCATAACGTTTGAAGTCGACAAGGACTGGGTAAAAGAGAACAATGCAGGACCAACCGATGTAGGCGTCAAGAGATTCCACGGCGATGATTGGGACGAAGTGGAAGTGTCAATGTTCGATGAAACCGAAGACAAATACATCTACAAAGCCAAAACACCCGGCTTCTCGCATTACAGTATCTATCTCAAAGAGACCGGTCAAGATACAGACGGTACATCAGAAACCACGGAAGACACCAAAGAGCAACCCTCAGGAGAACCGGATCAGGAAGATGGTGAAAGTCAGGGAATGCCCGGATTCACCGCTATAGGTCTACTAGCAGCAGGTGCAGGTGCAGCATTCTTAAAAAGAAAACAGGATAAGTGA
- a CDS encoding autotransporter outer membrane beta-barrel domain-containing protein → MKGIKNIAKFATFLMIMIAVTGMAAGNTTSISPENKVVNSSTNINYEVGNTTSNSGNISVILDKDGDGYYNSSDDRISSNSSFSTSPVDISVNVPDWTDGEYDVYAYDSATVNDGDDLSNNANISTTLTIDDDNPSVSSITTPIYTKSSEDVPVEFTYTEDNPSSVDIIIGSNTESFTLSTSGSSETKTFSSTNLPSSEGKYNITVKITDQAGNTGNKKCENEVTVDDTKPSVTNVQITDVTDDNGFVKSGDTVKIEANIIDNFNDPLQSKYTTKDMFGSGTIDLNYDSGDTYNATFTVDSGANDGEESLTINATDKAGNSNDTETSGTLTIDTTEPTLEDAESVDKTTINVTLSDDGSGINKSSIDTNDFDLSYGNIGLVNSTNVTDGATSQQIIQIELRDPVDSESVDVVLNSSNDGIKDKAGNSNNSGSVTVTGMDSVAPTLDHASKINATKIKVQLSDSGSGIDNSTISSSDFALSTGTISSIDKSSISDGDSDVDLILILDSPVNSDTVTVSLQNDGVADISGNYQTSGSEEVSGMDGVAPTISDYKVVNPNKDNRNLTIEFNSTEKLTNITADIKTDDGSPITTINESNFNEFTSESNYTYNATYEFSSDGWYKVELVTANDSNDNNGSSGDEYISGAVVDTTKPVIDSVTPNNTMVTDDQKVISFNVSDTYPLKLSVKIGNETNLTKYGNNSTVTPTDEPVKDQIFVIDSSNSGIHFDDEKIVVTVEVTDMYDNIQTKQWNFTVDATSPSVEYAVIDNGFSTNDMTGVNVKFSEGINTSVPEDISMVISNGETQKQIPFNTMVSPTIDASSDILQFNKTNVLIDSKDYEIIGFNNVSDKNGNDVSVNEDIEIDAFRRNIGTSEWNYVSFPMATEGTMSIDAAMETSKDYTMWRYHNGEWEVYSPGVKHGFTNVEGGLGYVVKAKDSSFTLAPNVETVYDGDADETLGTTTVYEGWNLLGSYEEYADDNLVQLGRFVSTYYYPHGERLPSNGFPAGNTVWCSFTELSNGQANYNAGEIKRVD, encoded by the coding sequence ATGAAAGGAATTAAAAACATAGCAAAATTTGCAACATTTCTAATGATAATGATTGCTGTCACAGGAATGGCAGCAGGAAATACTACAAGCATATCTCCAGAAAATAAAGTAGTAAATAGTAGTACAAATATCAACTATGAAGTAGGAAACACCACAAGTAATTCAGGAAACATATCAGTAATCCTAGACAAGGACGGAGATGGTTATTACAATAGTAGTGATGATCGAATAAGCTCAAATAGTTCCTTTAGTACAAGTCCAGTAGACATATCTGTAAATGTTCCTGATTGGACAGATGGTGAATATGATGTATATGCATACGACAGCGCCACAGTCAATGATGGTGATGACTTAAGTAACAATGCAAATATTAGTACCACCTTGACAATTGATGATGACAATCCTAGTGTAAGCTCGATAACGACACCAATCTACACAAAATCGAGTGAAGATGTACCCGTTGAATTCACATATACAGAAGATAATCCATCAAGTGTAGATATAATTATAGGTTCCAACACAGAAAGCTTTACACTATCTACAAGTGGTTCATCAGAAACTAAAACATTTAGTTCAACTAATTTACCATCATCCGAAGGGAAATATAATATAACCGTAAAAATAACCGATCAAGCAGGAAATACTGGAAATAAAAAATGTGAAAACGAGGTTACTGTAGATGATACCAAACCAAGTGTAACCAACGTCCAGATAACAGATGTAACCGATGATAATGGATTCGTTAAGAGTGGTGACACTGTCAAAATCGAGGCAAATATAATAGATAACTTCAATGATCCACTCCAAAGTAAATACACAACAAAAGATATGTTTGGTTCTGGAACAATAGACCTCAATTATGATAGTGGCGACACATATAATGCAACATTTACAGTTGACTCTGGTGCAAATGACGGTGAAGAATCACTAACAATAAACGCAACTGATAAAGCAGGCAACTCAAATGATACTGAAACATCAGGTACGCTTACAATTGATACCACTGAACCAACACTCGAGGATGCAGAAAGTGTAGACAAAACCACCATCAATGTAACACTATCCGATGATGGTAGCGGAATCAATAAATCATCTATAGATACAAATGATTTCGATTTATCATATGGAAATATTGGATTAGTAAATTCAACAAACGTAACTGATGGTGCAACAAGCCAACAAATTATTCAAATAGAACTCAGGGATCCAGTAGATTCCGAATCAGTAGATGTCGTGCTTAATTCAAGCAATGACGGAATTAAAGATAAAGCTGGAAACAGTAACAATTCAGGTTCAGTAACCGTAACAGGAATGGACAGTGTTGCACCAACACTAGACCATGCATCCAAAATAAATGCTACGAAAATAAAAGTTCAACTTTCAGATTCTGGAAGTGGTATTGATAACAGCACAATCAGTTCCAGTGACTTTGCATTAAGTACAGGAACAATTTCAAGCATAGATAAATCCAGCATTTCTGATGGTGACAGCGATGTAGACCTAATTTTGATTCTTGATAGTCCTGTGAACAGTGATACTGTTACAGTTAGTTTACAAAACGATGGGGTTGCTGATATAAGCGGTAACTACCAGACAAGTGGTTCTGAAGAAGTATCTGGTATGGATGGTGTTGCACCAACTATTAGTGACTATAAGGTTGTGAATCCAAACAAAGATAACAGAAACTTGACTATCGAATTCAACTCTACAGAGAAATTGACTAATATAACTGCAGATATAAAAACAGATGATGGAAGTCCAATAACTACTATAAACGAAAGCAATTTCAATGAATTTACATCTGAATCAAATTATACCTACAACGCGACTTATGAATTCAGTTCTGATGGTTGGTACAAAGTTGAGTTAGTTACAGCAAATGATAGCAATGATAATAACGGTTCAAGTGGAGATGAATATATAAGTGGTGCTGTTGTAGATACAACAAAACCTGTGATTGATAGTGTTACTCCGAACAATACTATGGTCACAGATGACCAAAAAGTAATTTCATTCAACGTTTCCGATACCTACCCATTGAAACTTAGTGTTAAAATCGGCAACGAAACAAACCTAACAAAATACGGAAATAATAGTACAGTAACACCAACTGATGAACCAGTGAAAGATCAGATTTTTGTTATAGACTCATCAAATTCTGGAATACATTTCGATGACGAAAAAATAGTTGTAACTGTTGAAGTCACTGACATGTATGATAATATACAAACCAAACAATGGAATTTTACAGTCGATGCAACTAGTCCAAGTGTCGAATATGCTGTAATCGACAATGGATTTTCAACAAATGACATGACCGGTGTCAATGTCAAATTTAGCGAAGGCATAAACACCTCTGTACCCGAAGACATATCAATGGTTATTAGCAATGGCGAAACACAAAAACAAATACCATTTAATACTATGGTAAGTCCAACTATTGATGCATCTTCAGATATACTCCAGTTCAACAAAACAAACGTGCTTATAGATAGTAAAGATTATGAAATAATCGGTTTCAATAATGTTTCTGACAAAAATGGAAACGATGTATCCGTTAACGAGGACATCGAAATCGATGCATTCAGAAGAAACATTGGTACCAGTGAATGGAACTATGTATCCTTCCCAATGGCAACCGAAGGTACAATGTCTATAGATGCTGCCATGGAAACATCTAAAGACTATACCATGTGGAGATATCACAACGGTGAATGGGAGGTATACAGTCCAGGTGTAAAACACGGATTCACAAACGTTGAAGGTGGACTTGGATACGTGGTAAAAGCCAAAGACAGTTCCTTCACACTCGCACCAAACGTTGAAACCGTATACGACGGTGATGCTGACGAAACTTTAGGCACTACTACAGTATATGAAGGCTGGAACCTGCTAGGATCTTATGAAGAATACGCGGATGATAATCTAGTCCAGCTAGGAAGATTTGTAAGCACCTACTATTACCCACATGGTGAGAGACTACCAAGTAATGGTTTCCCCGCAGGTAACACCGTGTGGTGCTCATTTACAGAGCTCAGTAACGGTCAGGCAAATTATAATGCAGGCGAAATTAAAAGAGTAGACTAA
- a CDS encoding PAS domain-containing protein, whose amino-acid sequence MWPVEYVSGNISKFGYSPDEFIKGKIKYGDIIYSEDLEKVQSGLYEKRKSGNSNFSQEYRILTKSGYIR is encoded by the coding sequence ATGTGGCCTGTCGAATATGTATCAGGTAACATCTCCAAATTTGGTTATTCACCTGATGAATTTATAAAAGGTAAAATTAAGTATGGAGACATCATATATTCTGAGGATCTGGAAAAAGTTCAATCAGGGCTTTATGAAAAACGTAAGAGTGGAAACTCAAATTTTTCACAGGAGTACAGGATTCTGACAAAATCAGGTTATATCAGATAG
- a CDS encoding PAS domain-containing protein translates to MGYTNFYQEFRIITKSGKIRWVNEDIIVQYNDNGSPVSYQSIMFDVTDRKNKETALQYSLKEKRILKTLSITVL, encoded by the coding sequence TTGGGTTATACCAATTTTTACCAAGAATTCAGGATTATTACAAAATCGGGAAAAATAAGATGGGTTAATGAAGATATAATCGTCCAGTATAACGATAATGGTTCACCTGTATCCTATCAGAGTATAATGTTTGATGTCACTGACAGAAAAAACAAAGAAACTGCGCTCCAGTATTCATTAAAGGAAAAAAGAATTTTGAAAACATTATCAATAACAGTCCTGTAA
- the tnpB gene encoding IS200/IS605 family element RNA-guided endonuclease TnpB, producing the protein MLKAYKYRMYPNQIQQELIAKHIGACRFIYNWALENKLKSYEQDGKAISRFELNKQIRVLKEDHEWLNEINSQSLQGATLNLENAFTKFFREKSGFPKFKSKKNPVQSFSVPQYYKVDFGNNKVYIPKIGWIKTRLHRSFDGKQRTATITRTPTGKYYISILVDDDKQLPQKQKFDEVNTVGVDVGIKDFAVTSDGEKIDNPRYLKNSIERLKVLQKRLSRKKKGSNNYRKLKHQIAKYHEKIANQREDFQHKLSSRLISENQAVALECLNVKGLLKNHNLAQHITDASWSSFVQKLEYKAEWYGKNIIKIGRFDPSSKICHVCGYYHQDLELKDREWECPDCKTEHDRDINASVNIKKFALDRQNLIGINSPSG; encoded by the coding sequence ATGTTAAAAGCCTACAAGTATCGTATGTATCCAAACCAAATCCAACAGGAGTTAATCGCAAAACATATAGGAGCTTGTAGGTTCATATACAACTGGGCATTGGAGAACAAACTCAAATCTTATGAGCAGGATGGTAAAGCAATATCAAGATTTGAATTGAACAAACAGATAAGGGTATTAAAAGAAGATCATGAATGGTTGAATGAAATTAACTCACAATCATTACAGGGAGCTACTCTTAACCTGGAAAATGCTTTTACCAAGTTTTTCAGAGAAAAATCAGGTTTTCCAAAGTTTAAATCCAAGAAAAACCCTGTTCAATCGTTTTCTGTTCCTCAGTATTATAAAGTCGATTTTGGTAATAATAAAGTATACATACCTAAAATCGGCTGGATAAAAACCAGGCTGCATAGAAGTTTTGATGGTAAACAAAGGACTGCAACTATAACAAGAACACCGACAGGAAAATATTATATCAGTATTTTAGTCGATGACGACAAACAATTACCACAAAAACAGAAGTTCGACGAAGTTAATACAGTAGGAGTCGATGTAGGAATCAAGGATTTCGCTGTTACATCCGACGGTGAAAAAATCGATAATCCAAGATACCTGAAAAATTCAATTGAAAGATTGAAGGTATTACAGAAAAGGCTCAGCAGAAAAAAGAAAGGTTCTAACAATTACAGGAAACTAAAACATCAAATAGCAAAATATCATGAGAAAATTGCTAATCAGAGAGAAGATTTCCAGCATAAGTTAAGTTCCAGGTTGATAAGCGAGAACCAAGCTGTAGCACTGGAATGTTTGAATGTAAAAGGACTGCTGAAAAATCATAATCTGGCACAACATATAACTGATGCTTCATGGAGTAGTTTTGTTCAGAAATTAGAGTATAAAGCAGAATGGTACGGTAAAAATATTATCAAGATAGGACGATTCGACCCATCAAGCAAAATCTGTCATGTATGTGGATATTATCATCAGGATTTAGAACTTAAAGACAGAGAATGGGAATGTCCTGACTGTAAAACGGAACATGATAGGGACATCAACGCATCAGTTAACATCAAAAAATTCGCGTTGGATAGACAGAATCTAATAGGCATCAATTCACCTTCGGGATGA
- a CDS encoding sensor histidine kinase: MVDNAIKYSPDGSKIKIGICDSGCYWKIFVEDSGPGIPDDEKPYVFDRFKRNNKTKSGNGLGLSIVKKIIELHGGYIGVEDGTDGNGTMFWFCLEKSSHPS; the protein is encoded by the coding sequence TTGGTTGATAATGCAATCAAATACAGTCCAGATGGGAGTAAAATAAAAATTGGTATTTGTGATAGCGGGTGTTACTGGAAAATATTTGTAGAAGATTCGGGTCCTGGGATTCCAGATGATGAAAAACCCTATGTTTTCGATAGATTCAAACGTAACAATAAGACAAAATCTGGTAATGGTCTAGGGCTCTCAATAGTAAAAAAAATCATTGAACTGCACGGTGGTTATATTGGGGTAGAAGATGGAACAGATGGTAATGGAACAATGTTTTGGTTCTGTTTAGAAAAATCCTCTCACCCATCTTAA
- a CDS encoding GAF domain-containing protein: MDERTFIKRNDDGEPVFYQGIIVDNTKHRYAENIINIQHKIGSLLNSDENVDEVIEEVIEHVLEINAIDCGCIHFVNESGGLDLVTHKGLVTSLVYDMSYISSSSFVTKLLMTGNPTYKDYSEILRNSAYNIKHGERALGLIPVKFKGDTVASLSVSSHTHDSFPHEVKVAL; this comes from the coding sequence GTGGACGAAAGGACGTTCATAAAAAGAAATGACGATGGTGAACCTGTATTCTACCAGGGTATCATAGTTGATAACACAAAGCATAGGTATGCTGAGAACATAATAAATATCCAACATAAAATAGGCTCGTTACTAAATTCTGATGAAAACGTAGATGAAGTGATTGAAGAAGTGATTGAACACGTTCTTGAGATTAATGCTATCGATTGTGGATGCATACATTTTGTCAATGAATCAGGCGGATTGGACCTTGTAACACATAAAGGATTGGTTACATCTCTGGTTTATGATATGTCTTACATAAGTTCAAGTTCATTTGTAACCAAGCTTTTAATGACAGGTAACCCAACATACAAAGACTACTCAGAAATATTACGTAATTCCGCATATAATATTAAACATGGAGAAAGAGCATTAGGTCTTATACCCGTCAAATTTAAAGGAGATACAGTAGCATCTTTAAGTGTATCTTCACATACACATGATAGTTTTCCCCATGAAGTTAAAGTTGCTCTATAG
- a CDS encoding MarR family transcriptional regulator, whose protein sequence is MREYKPPLDSKKIEMSEILKNLGLTRTVSMTLACLSDGQELSSKEIETISGLRQPEVSSATKYLIEKGWIEIREEKITTNKGRPTKLYTLVAPIDKITKDIEADILSQNRNILDNIEYLKDFVDNPQKI, encoded by the coding sequence ATGAGAGAGTATAAACCTCCTTTAGACAGCAAAAAAATAGAAATGTCAGAAATTCTTAAAAACCTGGGGTTAACTAGAACGGTCTCCATGACCCTTGCCTGTCTATCTGATGGACAAGAATTGTCATCTAAAGAAATAGAAACTATATCAGGATTGAGACAGCCAGAAGTAAGCTCAGCTACTAAATATCTAATTGAAAAAGGATGGATAGAAATCAGAGAAGAGAAGATTACAACGAATAAAGGGCGACCAACAAAGTTATACACACTGGTTGCACCAATAGATAAAATCACTAAAGATATCGAAGCTGATATATTATCCCAAAATAGAAATATTCTCGATAATATCGAATATCTCAAAGACTTTGTCGACAACCCTCAAAAAATATAA
- the rdfA gene encoding rod-determining factor RdfA: MLEDYDIPHENDYVTESEDNLALGISNNVNIQTDKQEPIISSCRVCNLLKTDLFNEKQINDWFKEVYSDPENQPSIRMLVDEFNNKILTNLFQEKYPEEDLVFDIDKFRKYIEVYSINTLETIDRETWDIGDAIARKHNIDVLEFSTAFINKYDIKKHLQCLGFNLNDDNKYQKYVNDLKKGFDFSQNVANKALERALNRKLVSGNFKAETIIICEDCGKELRVSDLLKNGHNCSNQR; the protein is encoded by the coding sequence AAGATTACGATATACCCCATGAAAATGATTATGTTACTGAAAGTGAAGATAATTTAGCTTTGGGTATATCTAATAATGTAAACATACAAACCGATAAACAAGAACCAATAATATCAAGTTGCAGAGTTTGTAATCTTTTAAAAACTGATCTGTTTAATGAAAAACAGATAAATGATTGGTTCAAAGAAGTCTATTCAGACCCTGAAAACCAACCAAGTATCAGGATGCTGGTTGACGAATTCAACAATAAAATATTAACAAACTTATTCCAGGAAAAATATCCCGAAGAAGACCTGGTATTTGATATCGACAAATTCAGAAAATACATCGAAGTCTATAGTATAAATACACTTGAGACTATAGACAGAGAAACCTGGGATATAGGCGATGCAATTGCAAGGAAGCATAACATAGATGTTTTAGAGTTTTCCACAGCTTTTATAAATAAATACGATATTAAAAAACATCTCCAGTGCCTTGGGTTCAATTTAAATGATGATAATAAATACCAGAAATATGTAAATGACTTGAAAAAAGGGTTTGACTTTAGCCAAAACGTAGCCAACAAAGCATTGGAGAGGGCTTTAAACCGAAAATTAGTTAGTGGTAATTTTAAAGCTGAAACAATTATAATTTGTGAAGATTGTGGTAAAGAACTCCGTGTCTCTGACCTGCTAAAAAACGGTCACAATTGCTCGAATCAGAGATGA